The following nucleotide sequence is from Synchiropus splendidus isolate RoL2022-P1 chromosome 1, RoL_Sspl_1.0, whole genome shotgun sequence.
TCTTTTCTTCTCCTGTTTGTGTTGAGTGTAGAATTTTGAGGTGAAGGCAGATGACCTGGATGAGATCTGTGAGCTGGGGCGAGGTGCCTATGGCGTGGTGCACAAGATGAGACACGTGCCCAGTGGACTCATCATGGCAGTGAAGGTGCGTGAAGAGCCCCGGTAATGATGGGTTGGAGTGGATCATGATGAATATATCCTGCCTGACAGAGGATCCGGGCCACAGTCAACACACAGGAGCAGAAGCGTCTGTTAATGGACCTGGACATCTCCATGAGGACAGTCGACTGTTTCTACACCGTCACTTTCTATGGAGCTTTGTTTAGAGAGGTGACCACAGTTTTTAtctgtgtatatgtgtgtgtgtgagtggacaTGTTTTGCCACACTTGCGAGTACCAGGTCTTGACAACCCACCTTCTTTTGagaatgttttgctttgtcaggacTTTTTGGTCCGTCCTCTCAaagttttgagggttaaaacatcagtaaaagtagttattataattgggcgCAAGTTTGGTTCAATGTCCTGGCTAAGTTTCGAcatttgctttggatggtttggttagAGGtgagaaagcatgaaagtcagtgagaggtcctcacaaaaatagtaaaacaaacatatgtgtgtgtatgtccgCGTGTACTTGTATAGCTATCATTGACttattcttggaaacacacctacttgtggggtCCCCACAAATCCGGGCCTCAATCAGAGGTTAAAAACTTCAAAGTAACGaaatcatttttaagtttaagtttatttcagagtcctggttaaggttagccaagtgttttagatggttaggtttaaggtgagaggctggggaaagcaatatGGCAATggcaggtccccacaaggatagagatacaaacatgtgtCTGTGGGCATGCGGGTCTGGTAACATGTATGAGGGTTCTTTCCCATCATAGTTGGAGTCTCTGATCGAGGGGTGGGACCAGCTATGTGATGTGTTTTGAAGACGGGGAACACAAAAGCAAAGTGCGTTGTGCATCCTTCACAGCCCTCTTTAAGTCAGTGCTCCCTCAGTCCTCTACTAGACGTCCTTCTGCTTGAAGAGATTCTTCAATTGTGTTGATATGAGAAACGGCACCTTACAGTGGTGATTCTGCAAACTACAGCCCTGTGAGTCTGCAACTCCTGACAGGGCTGAGACAATATGCTTTGGTCCATATTCAAATTTATCTTGTGTGGCCACAGAGTTGATATCGTAGTTCTCATTTATTGCTTTTCTACCAATGGTACTCTTTCATTTAGTTTGGTTATCTTAAAACAAAAGGTGAATCATACGCATCAAGAAGTAATGCATTGCactgtgtgtgctcatgacaggactatcaaatattattgtgatgatgtcatggtttagttgttatttgtttttgttaagttTTGAGCACATTCTCTGTTATTCAAATCGGCTAATGCAATAACATGGGGCTAGCacaccttctgtcagtaatAACTTGGGGCTAAGTTGTGTCACTGATTGACTGCCTGCATGACCAGACACCACTGTTTGGAGAAGGAAACATGGCTGGATCTGTATTAGCATCAcgtcacaataaaaataatgaattattttgagTCCATGGAGAAATTTCCACATTTAGTATCGTCACATAAAATGTGCTATATACAGTACCTGACTCCCTGCTTGATAGTGAAAATAATCACCAGGTTCAATTCAAGACCAGGGTGTGTATATGCTCAGTTGACGGTGAGGATCACCAGGATGTAACAAGTCTTCCATGCCAGGGTGACGTGTGGATCTGCATGGAGCTGATGGACACATCCCTGGACAAGTTCTACAAGCAGGTCATCGAGAAAGGTCTGAAGATTCCCGAGGACATTCTGGGGAAGATCGCAGTCTCggtgtgtgtcatgtgaccaggagtGCGTTGCTGCTGTTCTTTCTTTTCCTAACACTTCTTGTATGATTGCAGATAGTCAAAGCTCTGGAACATCTTCACAGTCATCTGCAGGTCATCCACAGAGGTTGgagtagacacacacacacacacacacacactctatgTAGACATGTCTCATGCACTTTTACTGATTAAGCTCATGACTTTCAAATACCAAGGACCAGGAGCCTGATTTAGGGACGTAGTTGCACCAGCGTGCAGAGACTTTGAGGACACAAAACCAAGTGGAGTCCACAACCAATGTGGGGAGTGGGACCGAGACTGGGATTAAAATTAATACAGAATTATGCgtctattactactactacacacacatttatttcttattgaaaaaaaaacatttttttccccataataaatcaagaactgaatcATTGGACCAAATTTgtagtttgttctgtattcagtttggtctctgtatgctctggtctctgtatgctctggtctcaggTTTGGTGGCCTTGACTACGACAAAAGGAAGCGTGGCACATGGAGGCACATTCATATTTTGGTTCATTCTCATCTGGTTTGTTTTCAGATGTGAAACCGTCAAACGTTCTGATCAACACTCGGGGTCAGGTGAAAATGTGTGACTTTGGCATCAGCGGGTACCTGGTCGACTCGGTTGCCAAGACCATGGATGCTGGCTGTAAACCCTACATGGCGGTAAGACGGACTCAGACCAGACTGTACAATATCATCATCTGACCCTCTGGCTCTCTGGCCCACAGCCTGAACGGATCAATCCTGAGACCAATCAGAAAGGATACAATGTCAAGTCAGATATCTGGAGTTTGGGAATCACCATGGTAAcacattgtttgtgtgtgtttaatacatgtactgtatatgtgtgtgtgtgtccatctcCTTACTGAGCATCTTGCAGATTGAACTGGCCATCCTGCGTTTCCCGTACGACTCATGGGGGACGCCGttccagcagctgaagcaggtgGTAGAGGAGCCCTCACCCCAGCTTCCATCAGAGCACTTCTCACCGgagtttgtggacttcagctcccTGTGGTGCGTCTGAGCTTTCCACCCGTGGGTCGTGGGCTTGACACAACTTTCCATTGCAGAATGTCACAGAATGATGATCATTGCTTCTAATATGAAACAAAcgctttgttttgttgacagTTTGAAGAAAGTCTCCAAAGATCGTCCAACTTACACAGAGCTCATGGTGagtgttttcatctgaatgttaTAGGGGATTAATAAATACAGAGCAGCAGGTTACTTTCATGTCTGCCTGACTGAATGTACTT
It contains:
- the map2k6 gene encoding dual specificity mitogen-activated protein kinase kinase 6; translated protein: MEGGSERGGSSPPPHRSRGERSQQKGAKKKPVLRLPKEVFEQPAPAAVAPRDLDSKACVTIGEKNFEVKADDLDEICELGRGAYGVVHKMRHVPSGLIMAVKRIRATVNTQEQKRLLMDLDISMRTVDCFYTVTFYGALFREGDVWICMELMDTSLDKFYKQVIEKGLKIPEDILGKIAVSIVKALEHLHSHLQVIHRDVKPSNVLINTRGQVKMCDFGISGYLVDSVAKTMDAGCKPYMAPERINPETNQKGYNVKSDIWSLGITMIELAILRFPYDSWGTPFQQLKQVVEEPSPQLPSEHFSPEFVDFSSLCLKKVSKDRPTYTELMQHPFFMCHEAKETDVATFVKVILGD